In one window of Archocentrus centrarchus isolate MPI-CPG fArcCen1 chromosome 11, fArcCen1, whole genome shotgun sequence DNA:
- the LOC115787853 gene encoding major histocompatibility complex class I-related gene protein-like isoform X2: protein MRIGWLCSCCLCFSLVSSAMKHSLQYLVTASSGVLNIPEFMGVMLLDGIQMAYCDSNNRILELRQDWVKKILENNTQLFEMYTRHCFVIQPSTFGARMSSLKEQFQQSGGVHILQMIEGCEWDENTGEATGILRYGYDGEDLVEFDLKTLMWTAVKAEAEVTKQKWDTDKRRTQNNENLLKNMYPKWLKLYLSYGNSSLQRTVLPSVSLLQKSPSSPISCHATGFYPHRAMMFWRKDGEEIHEGVDPGEILPNNDGTVQMSVDLNVSSVTPADWSRYECVFQLSEDAIITKLDTKVIRTNWGKTQIKTHRSRVPVSERQSGHQSVTGLTLIDHH, encoded by the exons TGAAACACTCACTGCAGTATCTTGTCACTGCATCCTCTGGAGTCCTGAACATCCCGGAGTTTATGGGTGTTATGCTGCTTGATGGCATTCAGATGGCTTACTGTGACAGCAACAACAGGATATTGGAATTAAGACAGGACTGGGTGAAGAAAATCTTAGAGAACAACACTCAGTTGTTTGAAATGTATACTCGGCACTGCTTTGTGATTCAGCCAAGTACCTTCGGAGCCCGAATGTCCAGCTTGAAGGAGCAGTTCCAGCAAAGTGGAG GTGTCCACATTTTACAGATGATAGAAGGATGTGAATGGGATGAAAACACCGGAGAGGCGACCGGTATTTTACGGTACGGCTATGACGGAGAAGACTTGGTTGAATTTGACCTGAAGACACTGATGTGGACCGCAGTGAAGGCCGAAGCTGAAGTTACCAAACAGAAGTGGGACACTGACAAAAGGAGAACACAGAACAATGAAAACCTCCTCAAAAACATGTATCCAAAGTGGCTGAAGCTGTATTTGTCCTATGGGAACAGCTCCCTGCAGAGAACAG TTCTTCCCTCAGTGTCTCTCCTCCAGAagtctccctcctctccaaTCAGCTGCCACGCTACAGGTTTCTACCCTCACAGAGCCATGATGTTCTGGAGGAAAGATGGAGAAGAGATCCATGAAGGTGTGGATCCTGGAGAGATCCTCCCCAACAATGATGGGACCGTCCAGATGAGTGTCGATCTGAATGTTTCATCAGTCACacctgcagactggagcaggtacgagtgtgtgtttcagctctCTGAGGACGCCATCATCACCAAACTGGATACAAAAGTGATCAGAACCAACTGGGGCAAAACCCAAATAA AAACACACCGCAGCAGGGTGCCAGTGAGTGAGAGGCAgtcaggtcaccagtctgtcacagggctaacgcTGATAGACCACCATTAA
- the LOC115787853 gene encoding major histocompatibility complex class I-related gene protein-like isoform X1, with amino-acid sequence MRIGWLCSCCLCFSLVSSAMKHSLQYLVTASSGVLNIPEFMGVMLLDGIQMAYCDSNNRILELRQDWVKKILENNTQLFEMYTRHCFVIQPSTFGARMSSLKEQFQQSGGVHILQMIEGCEWDENTGEATGILRYGYDGEDLVEFDLKTLMWTAVKAEAEVTKQKWDTDKRRTQNNENLLKNMYPKWLKLYLSYGNSSLQRTVLPSVSLLQKSPSSPISCHATGFYPHRAMMFWRKDGEEIHEGVDPGEILPNNDGTVQMSVDLNVSSVTPADWSRYECVFQLSEDAIITKLDTKVIRTNWGKTQIKMPSDMTITIIIIIFVVVVLVAAVAFVVYKKKTETHRSRVPVSERQSGHQSVTGLTLIDHH; translated from the exons TGAAACACTCACTGCAGTATCTTGTCACTGCATCCTCTGGAGTCCTGAACATCCCGGAGTTTATGGGTGTTATGCTGCTTGATGGCATTCAGATGGCTTACTGTGACAGCAACAACAGGATATTGGAATTAAGACAGGACTGGGTGAAGAAAATCTTAGAGAACAACACTCAGTTGTTTGAAATGTATACTCGGCACTGCTTTGTGATTCAGCCAAGTACCTTCGGAGCCCGAATGTCCAGCTTGAAGGAGCAGTTCCAGCAAAGTGGAG GTGTCCACATTTTACAGATGATAGAAGGATGTGAATGGGATGAAAACACCGGAGAGGCGACCGGTATTTTACGGTACGGCTATGACGGAGAAGACTTGGTTGAATTTGACCTGAAGACACTGATGTGGACCGCAGTGAAGGCCGAAGCTGAAGTTACCAAACAGAAGTGGGACACTGACAAAAGGAGAACACAGAACAATGAAAACCTCCTCAAAAACATGTATCCAAAGTGGCTGAAGCTGTATTTGTCCTATGGGAACAGCTCCCTGCAGAGAACAG TTCTTCCCTCAGTGTCTCTCCTCCAGAagtctccctcctctccaaTCAGCTGCCACGCTACAGGTTTCTACCCTCACAGAGCCATGATGTTCTGGAGGAAAGATGGAGAAGAGATCCATGAAGGTGTGGATCCTGGAGAGATCCTCCCCAACAATGATGGGACCGTCCAGATGAGTGTCGATCTGAATGTTTCATCAGTCACacctgcagactggagcaggtacgagtgtgtgtttcagctctCTGAGGACGCCATCATCACCAAACTGGATACAAAAGTGATCAGAACCAACTGGGGCAAAACCCAAATAA AGATGCCCTCTGACAtgaccatcaccatcatcatcatcatctttgttGTTGTCGTCCTCGTTGCTGCAGTTGCATTTGTTGTTTACAAAAAGAAGACAG AAACACACCGCAGCAGGGTGCCAGTGAGTGAGAGGCAgtcaggtcaccagtctgtcacagggctaacgcTGATAGACCACCATTAA